The genomic segment AGGTCGCGAGGCCGCGCAAGAAGCATGGGGTGATGCCGGTATGAGGAGTGGCGGGACTCCGGGTCACCGAGGGAGGGCCGTCCGCAAACCGGTCGGGCAGGTCGCGGTCGGGGTTTGCAGGCCATACGACGGCGAACCCCGACGACTCGCGTCGGTCGGCTTGCCGCCGTCGGGGTTTGCAGGCCGTACGACGGCGAGCCCCGACCGCGCCATGTCGGAGGTCTCTCGGTGAGCCGATTCGAGGACCCGGTCGTGATCTCGTGCTCGATCTCGGGCGCGATCGCGAACCGCGAGCAGTGCCCGGCGATCCCGTACACGCCCGAGGAGTACGGAGCGGAGGCGCGGCGCGCGGTCGACGAGGGCGCGTCGCAGATCCACATCCACGCTCGGACGCCCGACGGCACGCCGTCGTATGAGATCGAGGACTTCGCGGCGATCACCGAGGCGATCCGCTCGGAGGCCGGCGAAGACGTGATCATCAACTACTCGACCGGCGCGCTGGGCATCCCGATCGAGAAGCGGCTCGAATATCTGCGGGCGCTCAAGCCCGACGTCGCCGCGCTCAACATGAGCTCGATGAACTACGCGAAGTACTCGCGACGGCGCAAGGACTTCGTCTTCCAGGCCGTGTTCGAGAACTCGTTCGAGACGATCACGACGTTCATCGGCGAGATGAACGCGCTCGGGATCCAGCCCGAGCACGAGTGCTTCGACGCCGGCCACGTCGCGAACCTCGATCCGCTGATCGACATGGGGCTGCTCAGCGCCCCGCATCAGGTCTCGCTCGTCATGGGCGTCACCGGCGGGATCCGGCCGACGCCCCGCAACGTCTCGCTGATGGCCGACCAGGTACCGGGCGGCGCGCAGGGCACCGAGTCGAACTGGCAGGTGATCGGCGTCTCGCGCGACCAGTGGAAGCTGCTGTCGGCAGCTTTGACTCTCGGCGGCAACGTCCGCGCCGGCCTCGAGGACAATCTCTACCTGCCCGACGGGACG from the Thermoleophilia bacterium SCSIO 60948 genome contains:
- a CDS encoding 3-keto-5-aminohexanoate cleavage protein; the encoded protein is MSRFEDPVVISCSISGAIANREQCPAIPYTPEEYGAEARRAVDEGASQIHIHARTPDGTPSYEIEDFAAITEAIRSEAGEDVIINYSTGALGIPIEKRLEYLRALKPDVAALNMSSMNYAKYSRRRKDFVFQAVFENSFETITTFIGEMNALGIQPEHECFDAGHVANLDPLIDMGLLSAPHQVSLVMGVTGGIRPTPRNVSLMADQVPGGAQGTESNWQVIGVSRDQWKLLSAALTLGGNVRAGLEDNLYLPDGTMASSNGDLIGEARRMAEAIGRRAASVSEARELLGVPRRAEAA